Proteins from a genomic interval of Haemophilus parainfluenzae T3T1:
- a CDS encoding cytosine deaminase has protein sequence MLVKNVHIHNREGLWQILIEEGKISRIFPQDEVFNYSGEILDGEEGIIYPPFVEPHIHLDATQTAGQPNWNQSGTLFEGIERWAERKSLLSHEDVKSRAWKTLKWQIANGVQYVRTHVDVSDPTLTALKAMLEVKKEIAPWVDLQIVAFPQEGILSYPNGEKLLDQAMEMGADVVGGIPHFEFTREYGVESMHIAFDIARKYNKQIDIHCDEIDDEQSRFVETVAALALKYDMGEKVTASHTTAMHSYNNAYASRLFRLLKMSKIHFVANPLVNIHLQGRFDTYPKRRGVTRVKEMLKNNINVCFGHDDVFDPWYPLGTANMLQVLHMGLHVCQLMGYGQINDGLKLVTENSAKALGLTDYGIKEGNSANFIVLPAENGFDAVRRQVPTRYSIRHGKVISETQLAKTTIHLSDSEQVNYR, from the coding sequence ATGTTAGTTAAAAATGTACACATTCATAATCGAGAAGGGTTATGGCAGATTTTAATTGAAGAAGGAAAAATTAGTCGAATTTTTCCTCAAGATGAGGTTTTTAATTATTCAGGTGAGATACTCGATGGTGAAGAAGGTATTATTTATCCGCCATTTGTAGAGCCTCATATTCATTTGGATGCAACACAAACAGCTGGGCAGCCTAATTGGAACCAATCGGGTACCTTATTTGAAGGGATTGAGCGTTGGGCTGAGCGTAAATCATTATTAAGCCATGAAGATGTAAAATCTCGAGCATGGAAGACATTAAAATGGCAGATTGCAAATGGGGTTCAGTATGTTCGTACTCATGTTGATGTCTCTGATCCAACATTAACAGCATTAAAAGCCATGCTTGAAGTCAAAAAAGAAATCGCCCCTTGGGTAGATTTACAGATTGTAGCGTTTCCACAAGAAGGTATTTTGTCTTATCCAAATGGCGAGAAACTATTAGATCAGGCTATGGAGATGGGCGCTGATGTTGTTGGAGGTATTCCACACTTTGAATTTACCCGTGAATATGGCGTGGAATCCATGCATATCGCTTTTGATATTGCTCGTAAGTACAACAAACAGATTGATATCCACTGTGATGAAATTGATGATGAACAATCTCGTTTTGTTGAAACTGTCGCGGCATTAGCCTTGAAATATGACATGGGGGAAAAGGTAACAGCAAGCCATACAACGGCCATGCACTCATATAATAATGCTTATGCATCACGCCTTTTCCGACTACTAAAAATGTCAAAAATTCATTTTGTTGCAAATCCATTAGTGAATATTCATCTTCAAGGACGCTTTGATACCTATCCAAAACGCCGTGGTGTAACACGAGTAAAAGAGATGCTCAAAAATAACATCAATGTTTGTTTTGGCCATGATGATGTGTTTGATCCTTGGTATCCTCTAGGCACAGCGAATATGCTGCAGGTATTACACATGGGATTACATGTTTGCCAGTTAATGGGATATGGTCAAATTAATGATGGTTTGAAACTAGTCACTGAAAATAGTGCAAAAGCATTGGGTTTAACGGATTATGGAATCAAAGAAGGTAACAGTGCAAACTTTATTGTATTGCCAGCAGAAAATGGCTTTGATGCCGTACGCCGTCAAGTTCCTACACGTTATTCTATTCGTCATGGTAAAGTGATTTCTGAGACACAGCTGGCAAAAACCACCATTCATTTATCCGATAGTGAACAAGTAAACTATCGTTAA